gctgctgccgctgctgatgctgctactGTAGGTGAATTGATTGAGCGGAGCAAAAGGAAGCAGAAAACGGGAACGCTCAGCTAGCTGCTGCACACCCCCCGTCGGTGGTTTAGTTTAATTGGGATGTAGAAAGCAGATATTTTATTTGAGTCTACGCGGTGAAATGATAATATAATAGTAATATTAATATTCACACTATACTACTAGCAAACGAGCCGCGCGCCAGCATGCATataccaacaccaccaccaccaccaccaccacgactaccaccaccatcaagtATCAAGGTGCGGAATACCCGCACTGCCGAaataccactactactactactactcttTAGACAAGATAAACCATCAGACAGATAACAGCCACAGGGTCACACAAAGAATATTATGTGCAATTTGGAAGGAATACTAATTTGGACGTAAATCCGTAATTGAATTGACAGAACGCAATAATACAGGAAGCGAAGCGTGGAAACATCACACGATCATCTGGAGAATTACACTTGGTTAAACCACAAACGAAAATAGTACCCGTTTTCTGCCTACCCTTTGGTTTCTCCTCCCCCTCTCTGTTGCTGTATTGAACATCGCGTGAAACTTTGACCCCTTAGGAGCTTCCCACCCCCCGAGGCCGCTTCCACTGTGTGTCGTTTGCGAAAAAGCTAAGCTTATAACTGTTGCATTTGATGATCCGTTTGCTTTATGTGGCCAAAGGGAAGTTGCCTTCTATTTTCTTTCACAACATTCTATTCGTAATTTGCGAAATTTCTCCGTGGAAAGCGATCATGAGGTACGGAGGAGACGCGCGCTAATTTAACGGTTggatggtggggggggggggggcatacATACAGAAAACCACACACAGCAAATATAAAGCGTACCATACAAAATTGATGCGTCATCATGGCGAGAGATGGAGGCGAAATAGTAGGTTTAATTAGTTCAACAACTTGATCGATCAGTCAATCCCAGATTACGGAGTAGCAGGACAAAACTACACACACTACTGTATACACGCCACAGATTACAAAAGTTGCGCTAGAGTTGTACCACGAAGGTGTGCAGATTGATTGGAAATTTTGGAAAACACTTCCAAAAgcttgtttgttgtgtgtgtgtgtgtgtgtgcgctaaGCGGCATATGTTTGGAAGAATGTAATCTTTAAGAGGCGCAATTGTCGTTAGATCAGAAACCCTtatcacaacaaaaaagcagacAAAACACGGTGGTGACAAAAGACAGGGAAatagggagggaaaaagagaCGAAACGAAAACGACTTCAAAGTTCCGTGCTATTCGTGTGTGTTGTTTAACTGTGAGACACCTTTTTGTAAAAGTTCTCCGATGAGCGTTGAGatcgagagagcgagagagagggagagcatGAAGAGCAGGAAttctttctttcgcttccTTCCGTTCGGCCTTCCTTTGGTTGGCTTTGTGAAGCTGGCGCAATTATGATGTTTGACTGTGTAAAAACGCGGTCGAATTCAAACGTGTTTggttggtggtgatgatgatagtGTGCTTGATTTGTAAAAGATTCCCAAATAAAAAAGGACCTCTTCTtcctttacacacacacacacacccggttTAAAAAACGTAATTCGTACTAGCGAATAGTTAACAGCGCGTTTATTATTGGCAATAGAGTGTACACGACGGCTCCTCCGGTGCTAGTAGTATCTATAGAGCGAGAGCgagggagagtgagagaggcatgaatgaagaaaaacactCATACACATTTAACGTAAAGAAAGATATAGAACTCCAATATTTCCcttcattacagggttttacaggagttctcatagttgtgggataCTGTCTTGACTCTTTTCTTATAGGAAAcgaacttcatatgatggacTCTATGTCACCCTTATTGGAGAAGCTCATTAGAAATTCCTATTAGATTTGTCCAATAAGCGTGCTATGGAGATTAATTCCCATTGCAATAAGTTCGTTTCACGtaagaaggagtcaataaagtgtcccacagcgaTGAGatctcctggaaaaccctgcatGGATACCACTAAAAGCAACCCAAAACGTTTCAAACGTCTTTCCCAAGAAAGCAGCGAGCAGTGTGGAAGCGCAAGCTGCACAGTAACTAACACATAAACACCTCCACCAAACacgaaccaaccaaccaaccaaacagcgccaccccaaaaaaaaaacccatcacTATTCTACTCTACacaacaacatacacacacacacacacacccaaaaactaaaaatcaaaCGCGCCCGAAGAAGCGGAGAAGCTGCAGAAAAGTGCTATAAAAGTTCGCTGGAAACGCAGGTGGATgggaggggaagggaggggggaTATATTCCGCTCCCACCCTTTTTCGAAGTTCGAAGTcaataaaaaggaaacatgATACACATTCTGTACAGTTAACCGTGTTTCGGACTATTATTTTTGTGCAGCTGACACGACAAGTTCAAAACGGCCCGGGCGGGGGGTTTAATTAACAACGCTCTGCTATTGTTAGCGGGTTTACTGTTTATTCCTTATAATATGTTGAGAATGCGGGGGGAGGACATCCACATATactgggtggtggtggtgatggtggtgggggggggggagttcttacacacacaaacgctgcACATCTCGCGCTTCTCGTCTAAGAAAAATCGTCCACTGCAAGCAGAGCGTCCCAATCGATGTTGTTATTGTACACTTCCTGCTGCAGCCAGAGTTCGTAGTTTTGCTTAAACTCTTCGCTCAGCTCGATCTCTTCCGGTTTGCGGGCCAATCCGCCGTAGCAGGCGTTGCCCCGTTCCGAACCACCGCCGATCCCACCAGCGCCACCCGGCCCACCAGCTCCCCCTCCATTGACGCAGCCGAGTGCCGCACCGCCCCCGTTCAACCCGTCGCCACCgacgccaccaccgccaagcCCGGCGCCAACGCCCAACCCACCGCCTCCCCCACCAATACCACCGATCCCTTCGATCGGATCGTCATAGTCCAGCCCCTCGATGCCGGCCAGTATGCCATTGTTCACCTGCAGGTAGCGCCGGTTGTTAAACCGATCCACCCCACTCTTCAAGGCGCACTCGTCCGCCTGGAAGTCCCAGGGGCGCGCGTCCAGATCGTTCCCGAACGCCCAGTCGTCGTTCAGCCGGTGGCGCACCTTCGCGTAGATCGCGCTGATCGTCTTCATGTTCGACTTGCGCCACTGGCGGCCCAGGTACTTGGTTTGCATCTTGAGCAGCTTCAGCACGTACAGCTGCATCAGCGCGTGGCGCACCTTGAGCGTGCGCTTCAGGATCGGCGCCGACTTGAACACGACCAGCATCATGATGCGCGAGTGCTTCCACTTGGTCAGCTTGTTCAGTATGCGCAGCAGATTGATGCAGGAGAACACGTTGCGCCAGGAGTAGGTGGCCGCGTCGCCGACCAGCATCGACTCGGACGTCAGCTCCGGCTGCTCGCCGATCACGCACGAGGGGAAGTCGATGATCGGGATGCCGTTGTTCGCGCCGACGTAGCTCATGATGTCCTGGTTGAAGAACTTCAGCACCAGCGGGATACAGTTGGCAAACACCAGATGCTGCGAGATGAACTCGAACTGGTAGATGTGATTGATCTTGAAGTGCTTCAGGTAGAGCAGCAGTATGGCGGACACGGCCTTCACGGTGATTTCCTTGTGGCGGCTCACGTCGATTCCCAGCTTCGATGATTGCAGTACCGTCATGCTAGCCGAGGGGAGAAAGGGGGGTAATACGAAACAGGTAAGCGATTCAATTGCAAACTTCCGCCAACTTACGGCATATCTTCCGGAAGTACGTCGGCCATAATGTTGATGCTTTCGGTTTTGGCTTTCGAGGTCGGTGCGGCCGCTAGCAAAATCTTCAGCAGCGAAATCATGTACTGGGACAGATTGGGCAGCAGCGCTTGGTACAGGATTTCTGTCGGCGTGAGCGGTATTTCGCCCTCCGACGTGGACAGCGGATTGCGGTTAATTTCCTCCTCACGCCGAATCTGCACATCTGCCAAGCTCACGTACATGTGCTGTGGAACACAAGAGCGCAAGAGAGCGATTACTTTGTGAACGTAAAGCCCAACCCAATCCCAACACTCTACCTACGTACCTTTGTCAACGTTCTGAACCCTTCCTGGATGGGCTGCGGCAGCCCGGCAATTGTGTCGTGGTCGTCCTTCAGCGTGTAGCCGATGAACTTGCTGCGCGAATTGTTCAGAAAGATGTCAATATCCTTACGGCGGATCTTCGGTGCCCATGGCAACCGGTTCGTAATTTCCTGCGGTGGCTCTTCCACCGGTTCGGCCGGTGGCGGCGAACATTCGCCCTCCTTCGTTTCGCCGTTCTCTGCCGCCCCGTCGGCAGCGGCCGGGTTCGCACCGTCCTCACCGGCGGCCGGGTTGCCCGCCCCATTGATTGGATCCTCGTACTGGCGGAAATAGTCGGACAGGTCTTCCTCGTTTTCGGGCGCCGCCGTTTCCATCTCAAGCCCTAGCTGCTCCTGCTCGTCCAGTGAGCTTTGTTTGATCAAgctctggtggtggtggtggtggccgtaCACATCGGAAAGCAATAATGGGGGGGTGGAAAAGACGGATTAGATTCGATGGGCAGCGCGCAGAGCAGCGTAGCGTTTGTGAACGCAATTAAACACATGGGGCtaaggtgatgatgatgatgatggtggtggtgatggctCTAGTGACAATGAGCTGGTTTCTTTTAGCACTAAATACTCGTGTAAATCGCAACGATGTGGATGGTGGTTATGAGATTGCGcatgtgttttatgtgtacgttggtttgtgtgtgtgtgtgtgtgtgtgtgagtgtggtggtgtgtgattGGAAAAGCATAGAACACGCTGTCCTGGTCGTGGGAGCCGGGGTAGGGATGAACGTGAACGTGTTTCAAACAAAGTGCAGGAGGATGAATCGTAGAAGGCTGCGTTAGGTTAGGCCACAACGACACAAGGGAGCTTTATTGGTAAGACACCTGTTTGTTAACGGGCATCGGCGTAACATTACACAGGACATCATTCTAATGACTAGGAACTGCTCATTTAGGGATtttcaaaaaatgtaaaaaaaaataaattcgttttatgagaaaaaaaaaaactacggaACATTCGATCACATGAATTTTAAGATGAAAAGCATGTATTGTAGACataagtgagagagagagaaaaaaaaaacgagcgaaGTAACAACAGAACGCGACGAAAATATGaacgaacaacaacacaacgacTACGACTAATCAGCGGTGCACTAAAATGGCACGATCGAATATCGAAACAAAGCGTTCCAGCGTGTGAAAAAAGCTAGAAAGCTAAACggaaatgcattttatttacatgtgttacatgtgtgtgtctatgtatTGTTCAGCAAGATCAAATACGGTCCCTGCAAGCTCTAAGGTGGTTTCTACCATGGACACTAGAAGTAACCGCTACCGAGGATGATAGATAGTTGGCAAACGTGGCAGGAATATCAGGTGGCTAAAGGCATGATCATGATCACCACATAGGCGGCACACCACAAGGTGTAGCGAGCGAGCCTGCATGTGCAAAAGCGCATTGCTTGCCTTCGACTTTGACTAAGCGAGATCGTGTCACGGAGAGGGGGTATGAACGCGATTGCCAAGACAAGCACGCGGAGGAGCCCAGAGCACGCCCAACATATTAGCCGCACAATATTCCTCGAAAGTAACATTTCTCTACGCAACATCGgctacacaacacaacaacacaacaatacgcaaacgaacgaacaaacgtacaacaacaacaacaacaacaacaacagcaacaacgtaagattaaaacaaaacaacaaaaaacataaacgacACATGACGGCGATACGATCTCGTCGAACGGTTGGTGGGTGGTGTTGTGGTGGCAGGGTTATTCTATCGATCGAtaagaaacagaaaaaggatgttgtgtgtatgtgtgtgtttctatgtttgatgttattatgTGTTCGCAATACGGTTGGTTGGTGCAGGCTAGGAATGTTGTTTGCTTTCGATTTGGTCAATTGGCGGGTCGCATTTTCGAATTATAGtgattatcattattattgttattattattattaatattattatacgATATGTGGTGGCGAAGTGGTAGCATTTGCTCTCCTGAGTTCTTGGAAAGAGAAAGACACAACGTAAGAACaaataagaaagaaaacacaaaaataaagtACTGAAACGCAAAATTGTGTGCATTGTGGTCAATTAGAATCGTTGCAGAAGGGGTAAGagagattttctttttttttttaccgaaGGGAGGGCGAACGGGGAAGAGGCAGGCAACAGCAGACCCGTGCCGAAGCGCGAAAAACGATCCCCTACCGTAACcgttttccgttttcttttttgtattatttgtaTAGTGCTGcagagaaaaaacaagaacatccAATGCAGGGACACGGAGGTACGGAGTTTACACTGTACGAACCAACCCCAAACAAAGGGTGCGTGAGTCCGTTGCCTGGCTTTGTGGCGGGAAGGTTTTGGGGGTACGTTCAAAGAAACGAATACACGTCAACACTAGGCAACATAACCAAGAATGGAGCGAAATGTATCAGTCGTTGATGAGGCGCGTTGAGGCTATATTCCTATATTTGCGTGCTGATCGTATTGTGATCGTACTGAGAAATGTTTGCTTTGAGTGTTTCGAGAGATCTTCCGAAGCTTGTATAtcttgcgaaaaaaaaagttcaaaacaAATCAGTTTTTAATTcatcgctgctgctgaagaGAAGACATAATTGGCGGCCAAACGTATGTTTTTTAAGGCAATATAATATAGCAAGAGAGAAATATTTAGAATATataagagagagcgagaaaaagagaggaaaAGTTGTAGACAATCGAGATTTGAAACTTATTTTAGAAGTGGAAAATGAGCCAGTGTGGTGGGCAAGAGAGAACGAacacaaaaagtaaaatacAAAATCAAATTACCAAAAGTACGTAAAACAAAATGTTGGCAAAAGatttgaggaaaaaaaacttgcaGCAAGTTGAGAAGAAAGGTTCAGCAGAGTTTATAGAACAGTCAGAGGGTGAAATTATTTTGCAattaaaagagagagagagagacagcaaaaagagagagagagtttatGTTTGGACGATGAAAAGTTTGAAAAAGTTTGCCAAACGACAGCGCGTGAGAcagatagaagaagaaaaaagagagtgagaaaggATCGAAACATATTTCGGGAGCAGAAAGTATTAGTAAAGTAAGGTTACTAAAGTGGTGGTAGGTATAAAAAAGGAGatcaaagaaaaagagagagagagagagagagagagagagagagagagagagagagagtacgtaaacgaaaaaataaaataaaatcttcCGGGTGGGTTTTAaagaggaaggaagaaaaagaaatcaaGATGAGACTCAAGAAAGCTTCACTACCTCTTGCGTTTGACTAGGGTTCGTACATACTCTTCGGGATGGTCTGCTACGCTTGGCGTTCTGATTGTCATCGTTCGACGGTGCCGTAATAGGTGGCGAACTAGCGCGCATCACCTTTGATATTTCTAGCGTGTCCTCGCGATTCTGGGAAAGGCCAGCCGCACTACGATATTTATCTGCAgggaaatagagagagagaggcccAAAAGGAAAGGAGTTAGCATCGAACTAGTAGACTGCTCGCAAGTGTCTCTTTACCTTTCAGATACTTGAGCGTATCCATGCCTCCCAAGGACACGAGAGATATTTTCCACAGTAAGAGTAATACCTTTTTCATTGGAAAATGTGGAGCCATGCCGGAGCAGAAGTGTGTGACCATCCCGAGCAGTTTTACTGACAGCAGCTCATCGCCGATGGGATAAGCTGCAAGAAAAGAAGGAAGTGGGGAAGAACGATGGTCATTCGATGATATGTTCACAGTGTACGGTTTACCGCCGTTGAGTACGTACTTATTTCGGTAACAAAGTTCGACACCAGCTGAGAGTATTCTtgatttttgctttccttttccgCCCGCATCACCTCGGTGATGATGTACAGCACGGACAGAATGACGCGCAGATCGATCGAATCGGCCAGCGACACCGCTATCTTGCGCATTGCTATGTTGGCAGTGGAAGAATTGCTGCCAAAAAAGAAAGCCCCATACGTGTGTGTTACATTGCATTCATCGCTTCCGGCTGCCACCGGCGATACTCACTCAATCTCCAAGTTCAACAGTTCCACAAATGCTCCAAACACACCGGCCGAGTAGAGCAGCATAACGTTCTTGCGGGCCCACATCTGCTGCTCCTGGTCGGACTGCACCTCCACCCAGCAGCCCTGCGCAAGGTACAGTATGCAGCGGGCGGCCTTCATCCGCTGGCTCTTCTTCGACATGTCCAGCTGATCGAGCAGCTTCAGTATGACGCCGTTCTGCTCGCTCTCCGACAGCTTTTGCCACATCGGGGGCAATTTGTACAGCTCCATCTGATCTTCGAATGCCTGGGCGGTAGGAGAAACGGACGGGTTCGGGTTGTTTACTTGCACTGGCCGCTTGGAACCGCTTGCCAATGATGATACCTACCTTAACATTGTGCTGAAATTCGGCCTGCTCGGTGTAGCTGTACAGTTCGGCAATCTCGTTGGCATGACTGTCCGCGTCTGCGTAAACAAAATCTAGATCGGGAAACTCTAATGCATTGTTCCCCTGTGGAAGAAACATTGAACATGATGTATGTATGTGGCGTGACTACGAAATGATGGAAATGGAGCGGATGAACATGGACGGTGTCTTTGAAATAGAAACCCAAGGGTCAAGTGGCCAATGTATGTATGGACAAAAAATGCCAGGGAGTAATGAAAGGGAGCATTTTCCCTCGGAATGGAATCTATCACATGAAAACACTACCGTGGCAGCGCGGAATCCGGGAAATGAGCATGAAGCGGATGAAAAACAATGTGACAAAAACTAGATGGTTGAtcgtaaagaaaagaaacgacAGTAAAACGGTTGGAAAACGGACGCTTCCGGACGCAAGTCGGGCGGCGGTTGTCCTTTCTTCCTTCCAGGATTGCCATCCTGCTCTGCCAGCGGTATCGGTTTCGGTGCTGTGACGGTAAGTGATAAAATCGACCAGGGAAGTCGTATTCCGTCGTTGGCACTCGGTTTGATGGCCGACATAGACGACAGTCCATCCCGCGCTGCAGTTCAGGCTGCCGCCAGGTGGCTAACtaaagtatgtgtgtgtatgtggtgggTTGCTTGCATTGCGGGTCACTTACATCAAACTGGGTATGAAACAGTGAGGGGGAGTAGTGGTAGAGAATTATTGTCCAAAACATTGTTACAGCACACGGGAGGCAAAGGGGTACTACTAATAAACAAAGGAGAGCGCGTGTCCACACTGCTTCCAGTGCGTGTGGGTGTAAAGAAAGTAGCTCCACCATTGCATTTGCTTGGAACCAATCTTTGGTATGCCTTCGGCACGGCGCGGGTACGGCGTACGGGTACGGATTTCGTTCGGACCTGCTTTCTTCCACGCACGACGGACGGAAGCGacgcaatcgatcgatcgattggtGTGCCTCTGTTGTGTGCCGAAGAGGAGCAAAGGGAGGACGGCGGTGCGCTGGTACACCACTACGGCGATACTTACGTCGGGCATCTCGTTTTCGTTGAAGTTGTAAATCGCCAACATGTCGCCTTCCATCGCGATACGCACGGGCGCGCGCGACCAGCTGGATAGAAATTGCACGCACTCACGTTCCCTTTTTGGGACGCATCTAGGAGGGGTCTGGCCTGGAGACTTTTCTTTCACCAACTTCACCAACCAAACACTTGTACACGGAGAgaaaatttttgtttctttttttttcctcgcaATCGCTCTGGTATGTTGTTATGACAGTTGCTGACAGTTCCGCGAACGTCAAACGATGCTGTCATTTGCACAGTGGGAGGTTTCGAGCAAACGTGTCCATCGAATTTAAATTCCGTTTCGTTTGCATGTTATGCATTTTGCTTCCAAACGTTATTTTGTGCAAATATAAGCCTTGGAAAGGGCTCGATGTATAGTTTTTGTACTAATTTTGATCCTAAATGATTCAAGCAATCGGAAAAAAATCGACCAATCGTTTAAAAAGTGGTGCGACTGCATAACAAAACTGCATTGTTCTATTGCCAAAACATGTGCCCGTACAGGTACCATGCTTTTATGGAagaaaaatagtaaatttCGTCTGGCTGTATTAATAGATTGGCGATGCGTTTCGTCTGTGTGGATACGCTTCTTCATGTTCTTCGCCCGTTGCCGTTACATCGTCGGTCTCACGTGTACGCGGGAGAGGCTTGCGCATGAAAATACCAAACGGGGCCGAGCCGAGCGGCGGTTCGCGTGCCTCTTTTAGCTCACTTTGCATTTGCATCCGAGCCGCGTTGGATGTAGCCGCGACTGGGCGTAGTGGCGCCGTTGTGGTTGTGTTGGCTGTGCGTTGTGGCTTGCCTAGCTTCAGCTTCAGTGCGGTCGGTGCACCACTGAGCACCAATTGGGGCCGCTCTCCTTTCAACCCCCGTGCACCGGTGCAGTAGAGCAGTGTGACGACGCGGCCTGTAATGGCAAAGGGTGgccgctgttgctgttggatgtcgttgctgctgctgctgttgttgtcgtcgtcgtcgtcgtcgtcggccaGTCTTCCCACTAAAAGGATTATCAGCGGCGATAGCGAATGTCGCCGCGGCTCGTGCAGTTGTTGTAGTGGCGTAAACAACGAAACTGCTTCACCCTGATTCGCGCAGGGCGCATCTTCGACCTGGTTGCGGTGCGGTGCCGTGGAGGAAGTGACTGTGTGCGATTGCAGGAAGGCTAAAGGCAGGTTGATACCGAAAATAGTTTCCAGTACCCTTGAACCGAAAACATTGTTGCAAACTGTtacctcccaaaaaaaacaaaggagGCGCTCCTTTTGCGCGGgacacgaaacgaaacgattcCTAACCCAGCACACCATCCATGATTCATCAAACACACGTTTCTggtggaggcgcatggtgtggtgcgtacgtgtgtgtgtgtgtgtgtgtgtgtgtgtgacataAGCGAGCAGCGTTAAGATTGGCTTAAATTGTTACGTCTCGCGGATTTAATGCCACAAAAGGCGTAGCTAATGCTATTCATGCTACTTCAACTAGCCTAGATTGCTAAATTGAGCATAAAGTGTCAGTTCAGGAGAGTGAACCTATTCGCGTACAGTTCAAGCTAAAAGAGCAGATGTAAATTATGGGATGAGATGGGCATCGGCGTAGCATGGCCTACTATTTTGGTTTGGTGACAATGTATTTTAATTCCCGAAAAACCCATCCGTGCCAGAGAGCGCCCCTTTTGCATCGTAATTGAAAATGTTGCCCCCTTCCGCCCATTCCCAGGTTTGAAAAACGGCGCCCAACAGAACGACGTTCTCGCATTGATGAGAAGTAATCGATGGTGTATTGGTTGCACACGCGACACACCGCCGCGTTTTCATTGCAAACGCTTTTCCCCCGTACTCATAGCAATGCAATATGCACTCAGtgcgggggggagggagggaggcaTTGACTGCGCGTGCCAAAGCGGGAGGGGAAGGCGGAGGAGGTTATTAGCGCCCTTTCGCCTTTTGCCTGGCATTACATACACACGTTCACTGTTGGTGTACGTGGTATGCTGCGGTGGGCCGCTCAGGACGACTGAGCGACTATTCGCCGTTCACAATTATAAAAAGAAGAGCTAAAACGCAAAAAGAAAATCGATACCGAATCGAACAGACTTACACACTCTGGCCGCCCCTTTTTCCCGAGCACGGATGCAGGAATGCACCGCCGCCGACCCATTACTACTCGGCCATGGGCCTTTGTttgaacgaaacgaaaccccCGGCGGGGGGAGGGATGATGGcgggtggttgtggtggtgatgaAGGTGTACTCGATGCAAAAGGGTACAATTTACATAAGCGCAATGATGAATGGAATAAATGAATCGTTCCTCTATCTTGATTGCTGACCTTGCGCTGCTGCACCGCCTTCCGAGGCGTTTTCTAATAAGACGAACTCAACGTCAGGCCATCCGTCAAGCATCGGTAGTTGTGCTGTAGTGCTGACGGGCGCGTCAATTGAGAGCGGGAGTGAAATGACTAGTCACATTGATTAATTCAATTCGTTAAGGACTTTACCAGGGGAGCCAGATGCAAATGCGTGCTGCGCGGCGACCAAGTGAACAGTCGCACATGGCCGATGCAAGATAGCGCATCAGCTTCCCCGAATCGATGATAATGATCGGGTGCCCATTGCTGCTGGCGAACCGGTGAAGCGTTGCCTAACATtgtgttactttttttttcttctgcgtGTTGGTTCGGTTTAGGGATCACCGAAAAGCGCCTGCTTCGGATGTGTTCAGTGTACGAGATGGCACAAAGTCAGCAGAGCTTTTTGAAACAGGAAGCGGGCCAGTTGAGCAGAGAGGATACGCTGCTGAAGATGGCGGACCACCGTTCGAGCTGGAGTCGCGTGCTGGCAGACAACAAACTGATCCTGATTACGCTGAGCGGTGTCCTACTCGGAGTTATTATAGGTGAGTGCCGAAACTATGCATATTTTACAATTCCTCCCcaaaaaaacccattttttATTGCGTCAGTTATGTGCTAGCATTTAGAAGTTTAGAGTGATCGCCAAACATGGTGCAACCCGGCTAGCCTGGCCTGGTAGCTCAAGCCTTTTTCTCCATTAGCCGTTGCTTCTGTTGCTCGGGGCAGGCCAGCTGATAGAGGAACTGGATCAGTGTTCGGGTAGGACGTCCAGTCATTCGGTCGTTCGCGAGGTACGGAATGCCTGCACCTCGCTTCAGCATACCAACGCCGGTAATGTCCATGTGCACCCAGTCCACGCAGGGAACGAATTCCTTGAGGAAGGCCGCTCCCAGGCAGGCGCTTCCCTTGCCACGACCCGCATTGCTGATGTCTACGTTACTGTATTCTGAAATCGAATGATTAATAGAGGCGCAAATCAACACCATTTTTAAATGTAAACTCTCTTACCAGTAACTTTGTGGGAGTAGTACTGCCAGAGCGGCATACGCCAGCAGCGATCACCACTGATCGCACCGGCTTTCTGCAGCTGGGACCACAAAAAGTCCGAGTTGGAGAACACACCGCTAGCAGCACCACCGAGCGCATGCACAATGCCGTCCGAGAGCGTGGCCACGTCGACGACAATTTTCGGCTTGAAGGTGGTCTGCCCGTACACGAATGCGTCCGCTAGCATCAGCCGGCCGGCATTGTTGGTGTCGTGCACCGCCACCGTCTTCCCGTTCATTGCCGTAATCACATCGCCCGGCTTGAAGGCCATTCCCGAGGGCATGTTCTCGCACAGC
This sequence is a window from Anopheles merus strain MAF chromosome 3R, AmerM5.1, whole genome shotgun sequence. Protein-coding genes within it:
- the LOC121596574 gene encoding striatin-interacting protein 1 homolog isoform X2 — its product is MEGDMLAIYNFNENEMPDGNNALEFPDLDFVYADADSHANEIAELYSYTEQAEFQHNVKAFEDQMELYKLPPMWQKLSESEQNGVILKLLDQLDMSKKSQRMKAARCILYLAQGCWVEVQSDQEQQMWARKNVMLLYSAGVFGAFVELLNLEIDNSSTANIAMRKIAVSLADSIDLRVILSVLYIITEVMRAEKESKNQEYSQLVSNFVTEITYPIGDELLSVKLLGMVTHFCSGMAPHFPMKKVLLLLWKISLVSLGGMDTLKYLKDKYRSAAGLSQNREDTLEISKVMRASSPPITAPSNDDNQNAKRSRPSRRVCTNPSQTQESLIKQSSLDEQEQLGLEMETAAPENEEDLSDYFRQYEDPINGAGNPAAGEDGANPAAADGAAENGETKEGECSPPPAEPVEEPPQEITNRLPWAPKIRRKDIDIFLNNSRSKFIGYTLKDDHDTIAGLPQPIQEGFRTLTKHMYVSLADVQIRREEEINRNPLSTSEGEIPLTPTEILYQALLPNLSQYMISLLKILLAAAPTSKAKTESINIMADVLPEDMPMTVLQSSKLGIDVSRHKEITVKAVSAILLLYLKHFKINHIYQFEFISQHLVFANCIPLVLKFFNQDIMSYVGANNGIPIIDFPSCVIGEQPELTSESMLVGDAATYSWRNVFSCINLLRILNKLTKWKHSRIMMLVVFKSAPILKRTLKVRHALMQLYVLKLLKMQTKYLGRQWRKSNMKTISAIYAKVRHRLNDDWAFGNDLDARPWDFQADECALKSGVDRFNNRRYLQVNNGILAGIEGLDYDDPIEGIGGIGGGGGGLGVGAGLGGGGVGGDGLNGGGAALGCVNGGGAGGPGGAGGIGGGSERGNACYGGLARKPEEIELSEEFKQNYELWLQQEVYNNNIDWDALLAVDDFS
- the LOC121596574 gene encoding striatin-interacting protein 1 homolog isoform X1, translating into MEGDMLAIYNFNENEMPDFDGNNALEFPDLDFVYADADSHANEIAELYSYTEQAEFQHNVKAFEDQMELYKLPPMWQKLSESEQNGVILKLLDQLDMSKKSQRMKAARCILYLAQGCWVEVQSDQEQQMWARKNVMLLYSAGVFGAFVELLNLEIDNSSTANIAMRKIAVSLADSIDLRVILSVLYIITEVMRAEKESKNQEYSQLVSNFVTEITYPIGDELLSVKLLGMVTHFCSGMAPHFPMKKVLLLLWKISLVSLGGMDTLKYLKDKYRSAAGLSQNREDTLEISKVMRASSPPITAPSNDDNQNAKRSRPSRRVCTNPSQTQESLIKQSSLDEQEQLGLEMETAAPENEEDLSDYFRQYEDPINGAGNPAAGEDGANPAAADGAAENGETKEGECSPPPAEPVEEPPQEITNRLPWAPKIRRKDIDIFLNNSRSKFIGYTLKDDHDTIAGLPQPIQEGFRTLTKHMYVSLADVQIRREEEINRNPLSTSEGEIPLTPTEILYQALLPNLSQYMISLLKILLAAAPTSKAKTESINIMADVLPEDMPMTVLQSSKLGIDVSRHKEITVKAVSAILLLYLKHFKINHIYQFEFISQHLVFANCIPLVLKFFNQDIMSYVGANNGIPIIDFPSCVIGEQPELTSESMLVGDAATYSWRNVFSCINLLRILNKLTKWKHSRIMMLVVFKSAPILKRTLKVRHALMQLYVLKLLKMQTKYLGRQWRKSNMKTISAIYAKVRHRLNDDWAFGNDLDARPWDFQADECALKSGVDRFNNRRYLQVNNGILAGIEGLDYDDPIEGIGGIGGGGGGLGVGAGLGGGGVGGDGLNGGGAALGCVNGGGAGGPGGAGGIGGGSERGNACYGGLARKPEEIELSEEFKQNYELWLQQEVYNNNIDWDALLAVDDFS